In one window of Deltaproteobacteria bacterium DNA:
- a CDS encoding class I fructose-bisphosphate aldolase, with translation MSRHTKRILSYYASESPGCLANLYRLLEHGRLGGTGKLLILPVDQGFEHGPHRSFAPNPEGYDPEYHFKLALKAGCNAYAAPLGFLQAGAAEFAGQIPLILKLNNSDSLATGGEPCSAVTGSVGEALRLGCAAIGYTIYPGSGERNPMFEELRELTEEARSVGLLTVVWSYPRGGNLSKQGETAIDVIAYAAQIAAQLGAHVIKVKPPTAHIEQEAARKVYEKYQIPVGTLAERVRHVVQSAFNGRRVVIFSGGEAKDEAAILQEIQGIKDGGGFGSIMGRNAFQRPMDEAVALLRKIQDIYAA, from the coding sequence ATGTCCCGTCATACCAAACGCATCCTGAGTTATTACGCCAGCGAAAGCCCCGGCTGCCTGGCCAACCTCTATCGCCTGCTCGAGCACGGCCGCCTCGGCGGTACCGGCAAACTGCTGATTCTGCCCGTCGATCAGGGGTTCGAGCACGGCCCGCACCGCAGCTTCGCGCCCAATCCCGAGGGCTACGATCCCGAGTATCACTTCAAGCTCGCGCTCAAGGCCGGCTGCAACGCCTACGCCGCGCCGCTGGGCTTCCTGCAGGCGGGCGCCGCGGAGTTCGCGGGCCAGATTCCGCTGATTCTCAAGCTCAACAATTCCGACTCGCTCGCCACCGGCGGCGAGCCCTGCTCCGCGGTCACGGGTTCGGTCGGCGAGGCGCTTCGCCTCGGTTGCGCGGCGATCGGATACACGATCTACCCCGGCTCCGGCGAGCGGAATCCGATGTTCGAGGAACTGCGCGAACTCACCGAGGAAGCGCGCTCGGTCGGTCTGCTCACGGTCGTGTGGAGCTATCCGCGCGGCGGCAATCTGTCGAAGCAGGGCGAGACGGCAATCGACGTCATCGCTTACGCGGCCCAAATCGCGGCGCAGCTCGGCGCGCACGTCATCAAGGTGAAGCCGCCGACGGCGCACATCGAGCAGGAAGCGGCACGCAAGGTTTACGAGAAGTACCAGATCCCCGTCGGCACGCTCGCCGAGCGCGTCCGCCACGTCGTGCAGTCGGCGTTCAACGGGCGGCGCGTGGTCATCTTCTCCGGTGGTGAGGCCAAGGACGAGGCGGCGATTCTGCAGGAAATCCAGGGCATCAAGGACGGCGGCGGGTTCGGCTCGATCATGGGCCGCAACGCGTTCCAGCGCCCGATGGACGAAGCCGTCGCGCTGCTGCGAAAGATTCAGGACATCTACGCGGCGTAA
- a CDS encoding MaoC family dehydratase codes for MAIRHVYGRRLEDFVPGDIFRHPWDVTLDGGVIAFCAASFMEAMPVCTSDPFAQSLGFTGRVVHPLVLLNFGLSFSVLDVSEQAIAHLAYIDVRYPNPAYVGDTITAATEVLGTKLAGSGDRGTVHVRTTLWNQDNVPVCVFERMALIPNGKVEGSPLAPVKDFEIPQPVTRYPVLLDDAKFGANANAAYFGGYYEDFAVGDVIVHDIGRTVGVSEHMQLTTIFRNTHPLHFDAKYCETRSFAKDRVVYGGLVLGFTHALAARDTGGQVVWNLGFDNGAHPAPVLAGDTIRAAQKVLAKDNFNARYGKITFRLVGVKNVDPAELLDAGADLFTPERDKKDGKVKEKVVEIDRTVLIRKRNS; via the coding sequence ATGGCGATTCGGCACGTTTATGGTCGCAGGCTCGAGGACTTCGTCCCGGGCGACATCTTCCGCCATCCGTGGGATGTGACGCTCGACGGCGGCGTGATCGCGTTTTGCGCGGCCAGCTTCATGGAAGCGATGCCCGTGTGCACGAGCGACCCGTTCGCGCAGTCGCTCGGCTTCACGGGACGCGTTGTGCATCCGCTCGTGCTGCTCAACTTCGGCCTGTCGTTCTCGGTGCTCGACGTCTCGGAACAGGCCATCGCGCATCTCGCGTATATCGACGTGCGTTACCCGAATCCCGCATATGTGGGCGACACGATCACCGCGGCGACCGAGGTGCTGGGCACCAAGCTCGCCGGCAGCGGCGACCGCGGCACCGTCCACGTGCGCACCACGCTTTGGAATCAGGACAACGTGCCGGTGTGCGTGTTCGAGCGCATGGCGCTGATCCCGAACGGAAAGGTCGAGGGCTCGCCGCTCGCGCCGGTAAAGGACTTTGAAATCCCGCAACCGGTGACGCGATACCCCGTCCTGCTGGACGATGCGAAGTTCGGCGCGAACGCGAACGCCGCGTATTTCGGCGGCTACTACGAGGATTTCGCCGTCGGCGACGTGATCGTGCACGACATCGGCCGCACGGTGGGCGTGAGCGAGCACATGCAGCTCACAACGATTTTCCGCAACACGCACCCGCTGCACTTCGACGCCAAATACTGCGAGACGCGCAGTTTCGCCAAGGACCGCGTGGTGTACGGCGGGCTGGTTCTCGGCTTCACGCACGCGCTGGCCGCGCGCGACACCGGCGGGCAGGTCGTGTGGAATCTCGGCTTCGACAACGGCGCCCACCCTGCGCCGGTGCTCGCGGGCGACACGATCCGCGCCGCGCAGAAGGTGCTCGCGAAAGACAATTTCAACGCACGCTACGGCAAGATCACATTCCGGCTCGTGGGCGTGAAAAATGTCGATCCCGCCGAACTGCTCGACGCGGGCGCGGATCTGTTCACGCCGGAGCGCGACAAGAAGGACGGCAAGGTCAAGGAGAAAGTCGTCGAAATCGACCGCACGGTCCTCATCCGAAAACGCAACTCGTAA
- a CDS encoding acyl-CoA dehydrogenase family protein yields the protein MTWSPPDIALLEAGVAALQTAFDRARAYLKPRVTGAKGTLDGELLNAYQQPAHGLAYFACELYGAREIVEYAKRTRAAGKPSDLELLIASAYVAGALRRWTYGSDISGLEQIAATEIGIDDAVVREVLRTPECVKLIEIAGGTAILSAIAELVESRGSFGDFGIDDEILRDVQAQFQKFSDQVVAPIAEHVHRKDELIPLEIVSQLAEQGVFGITIPEQYGGTELGKMGMVIVTEELSRGYIGVGSLGTRAEIAGELIITGGTEEQKAEWLPRLAAGEVMSTAVFTEPNVGSDLASVKTRATKQADGSWRLSGQKTWITHGSRADLMTVLARTSDAPGYKGLSMFLATKTRGTEDNPFPDKTIEGSEIPVIGYRGMKEYEISFDDHPVAADALLGGQEGNGFKQLMATFESARIQTAARGIGLARAAMELAYRYATERKQFGRQIFDFPRVHQKIARMVVDTQVARQLTYFAARMKESGKRCDLEAGMAKLLATKVAFFVSDAGLQIHGGNGYAEEYPISRIFCDSRVLSIFEGANEIQAHVIARRLLED from the coding sequence ATCACCTGGTCGCCGCCAGATATTGCGCTCCTCGAAGCCGGCGTGGCCGCGCTTCAGACCGCGTTCGATCGCGCGCGCGCCTACCTCAAACCGCGAGTCACGGGCGCGAAGGGAACGCTCGACGGCGAGTTGCTGAACGCCTATCAGCAACCGGCGCACGGCCTCGCGTACTTTGCATGCGAGCTGTATGGCGCGCGCGAAATCGTCGAATACGCCAAACGCACCCGGGCCGCCGGAAAGCCGAGCGATCTGGAACTTCTCATCGCCTCGGCATACGTGGCCGGGGCGCTGCGTCGATGGACGTACGGCTCGGACATCTCCGGCCTGGAGCAGATCGCCGCGACCGAGATCGGCATCGACGACGCGGTCGTGCGCGAGGTTCTGCGCACGCCGGAGTGCGTGAAACTGATCGAGATCGCGGGCGGCACGGCGATCCTGTCGGCGATCGCCGAGCTGGTGGAATCGCGCGGGTCATTCGGCGACTTCGGGATCGACGACGAGATCCTTCGCGACGTGCAGGCGCAGTTCCAGAAGTTTTCCGATCAGGTCGTCGCGCCGATCGCCGAACACGTGCACCGCAAAGACGAACTGATCCCGCTCGAAATCGTTTCGCAACTCGCGGAACAGGGCGTTTTCGGCATCACCATCCCCGAGCAGTACGGCGGCACCGAACTGGGTAAGATGGGCATGGTGATCGTGACCGAGGAACTCTCGCGCGGCTATATCGGCGTCGGGTCGCTGGGCACGCGTGCCGAGATCGCGGGCGAGCTCATCATCACCGGCGGCACCGAGGAGCAAAAAGCCGAGTGGCTGCCCCGCCTCGCGGCCGGCGAGGTGATGTCCACCGCCGTGTTTACCGAACCCAACGTCGGGTCCGATCTCGCGAGCGTCAAAACGCGCGCGACGAAGCAGGCCGACGGCTCGTGGCGGCTCTCCGGCCAGAAGACGTGGATCACGCACGGCTCGCGCGCCGATCTGATGACCGTGCTTGCGCGCACGTCGGACGCGCCGGGATACAAGGGTCTGTCGATGTTCCTCGCGACCAAAACGCGGGGCACCGAGGACAATCCGTTTCCCGACAAAACCATCGAGGGAAGCGAGATTCCGGTCATCGGTTATCGCGGGATGAAAGAGTACGAGATCAGCTTCGACGACCACCCCGTCGCGGCCGACGCTCTGCTCGGCGGGCAGGAAGGCAACGGTTTCAAGCAGCTCATGGCGACGTTCGAATCGGCGCGGATCCAGACCGCGGCGCGCGGCATCGGCCTCGCGCGGGCGGCGATGGAACTCGCGTACCGTTACGCCACCGAGCGCAAACAGTTCGGTCGGCAGATTTTCGACTTCCCCCGCGTTCATCAAAAAATCGCACGGATGGTGGTCGACACGCAGGTCGCCCGCCAGCTCACGTATTTTGCCGCGCGCATGAAGGAAAGCGGCAAGCGCTGCGATCTCGAAGCGGGCATGGCGAAGCTGCTCGCGACCAAGGTGGCGTTTTTCGTTTCCGACGCGGGTCTGCAAATCCACGGCGGCAACGGCTACGCCGAGGAATATCCCATCAGCCGCATCTTCTGCGATTCGCGCGTGCTCTCGATCTTCGAAGGCGCGAACGAGATTCAGGCGCACGTCATCGCGCGGCGGCTGCTGGAAGACTGA
- a CDS encoding NAD-dependent epimerase/dehydratase family protein, which translates to MTTLLTGATGFLGKNLLRELLSRGETVRVLVRSPEALGVTHERLEVVPGDLRDDAALDLALAGAKRVYHVAAVVKEWVTDWSIFDRVNVDAYETLLKKAMAAGVERIVHTSSFMAIGHSDANQIADESLEHEPKHFHNPYERTKYLASLVTKRYLDKGAPIVTVLPGVIFGPGELTEGNIVLIMIRDMWAGKFPGIPGDGKKLWSYAFVRDVVAGHVLAMEKGQVGRAYILGGDNVSLDMLVDLAAERLGKKVPKRHIPLGLLSFSAFFMEKIAGMTGKPPMLTRGKVGVLAHNWAYDSTRAKNELGYTITPFEHALEESIRWMREQGVITD; encoded by the coding sequence ATGACGACACTTCTGACCGGCGCGACCGGATTTCTGGGAAAGAACCTGCTTCGCGAACTCCTTTCGCGCGGGGAGACGGTGCGCGTGCTCGTTCGCTCGCCCGAGGCGCTGGGCGTGACGCACGAGCGGCTCGAGGTCGTTCCCGGCGACCTGCGCGACGACGCGGCGCTCGATCTGGCGCTTGCCGGCGCGAAGCGCGTCTATCACGTCGCCGCGGTCGTCAAGGAATGGGTGACCGACTGGTCGATCTTCGACCGCGTCAACGTCGATGCCTACGAAACCCTGCTGAAAAAGGCGATGGCGGCGGGGGTCGAGCGAATCGTCCATACGTCTTCGTTCATGGCGATCGGCCACTCCGACGCGAATCAGATCGCCGACGAGTCGCTGGAACACGAGCCGAAGCATTTCCATAATCCCTACGAACGCACCAAATACCTCGCCTCGCTCGTGACGAAGCGCTACCTCGACAAGGGCGCTCCCATCGTCACGGTCTTGCCCGGGGTCATTTTTGGACCGGGCGAACTGACCGAGGGCAACATCGTGCTGATCATGATCCGGGATATGTGGGCCGGGAAATTTCCGGGCATTCCCGGTGACGGAAAGAAGCTGTGGTCCTACGCGTTCGTCCGCGACGTGGTCGCCGGGCACGTCCTCGCGATGGAAAAGGGCCAAGTGGGTCGCGCGTACATTTTGGGCGGCGACAACGTCTCGCTCGACATGCTCGTCGATCTGGCCGCTGAGCGGCTCGGAAAAAAAGTCCCGAAGCGGCACATTCCGCTCGGACTGCTCTCGTTCTCGGCATTTTTCATGGAGAAGATCGCGGGCATGACCGGCAAGCCGCCGATGCTGACGCGCGGAAAGGTCGGCGTGCTCGCCCACAACTGGGCGTACGACAGTACCCGCGCGAAGAACGAACTCGGTTACACCATCACGCCATTCGAGCACGCACTCGAAGAGTCGATCCGGTGGATGCGCGAGCAGGGCGTCATCACGGACTGA
- a CDS encoding glutamate--tRNA ligase: protein MNAIRTRFAPSPTGRLHLGNARTALFSYLLARSTGGAFVLRIEDTDAARSRPEFERAIADDLAWLGIIADESPDRPGPFGPYRQSERITRHREAVDRLVETGHAYPCFCTSEELELARREALASHRAPRYSGRCRERTPAQREVMIASGARPAIRFRSPHRDVVVRDLLRGEVHFRGDDLDDVIIARSDGAVSFLLASALDDADMGITHVLRGDDHLSNTPRQILLLEALGRTPVAYGHLGLIHGEHGRPLSKREGDFSVEALRAAGYLPHAVVATLAHLGWSPPEDNSPDPMKTYARSFRVEDLSAAPCGWDAPRLTHENARALRTAPPAELVAFIAAEHHAEIAPDHDRFISALKLLQPELVSVDDLREKFRIFCPGAPPLDADAADVISTPVGEAVVRALLDLLEADTDWTMDRFQAVLKVTAERTGRKGKDLYMPIRAALTGRTHGPELAPTAVILGQGEVRSRLRNTLNLISLRG, encoded by the coding sequence GTGAACGCGATCCGCACCCGCTTCGCGCCGAGCCCCACGGGTCGGCTGCATCTGGGCAACGCCCGCACGGCGCTGTTTTCGTATTTACTCGCGCGTTCGACGGGCGGCGCGTTCGTCCTGCGCATCGAGGACACCGACGCGGCGCGCTCGCGGCCCGAGTTCGAGCGCGCCATCGCCGACGATCTCGCATGGCTCGGCATCATCGCCGACGAGAGCCCCGACCGCCCGGGTCCGTTCGGTCCCTACCGCCAGTCGGAACGAATCACGCGGCATCGCGAGGCGGTGGATCGGCTCGTCGAAACCGGCCACGCGTATCCGTGTTTCTGCACGAGCGAGGAACTCGAACTCGCGCGACGCGAGGCGCTCGCTTCGCATCGCGCGCCCCGCTATTCCGGCCGCTGCCGCGAACGCACCCCGGCGCAACGAGAAGTCATGATCGCGTCCGGCGCGCGCCCGGCGATCCGGTTTCGTTCGCCGCACCGCGATGTGGTCGTGCGCGACCTGCTGCGAGGCGAGGTGCACTTTAGGGGCGACGACCTCGACGACGTCATCATCGCGCGCTCGGATGGCGCGGTGTCGTTTTTGCTTGCGAGCGCGCTGGACGACGCCGACATGGGCATCACGCATGTCCTGCGCGGCGACGACCATCTTTCGAATACCCCGCGTCAGATTCTGCTGCTCGAGGCGCTGGGGCGCACGCCGGTCGCTTACGGCCACCTTGGACTTATCCATGGCGAGCACGGACGCCCGCTCTCGAAGCGCGAAGGGGACTTTTCCGTCGAGGCGTTGCGCGCGGCGGGATATCTACCCCACGCCGTCGTGGCGACCCTGGCGCATCTGGGCTGGTCGCCGCCGGAAGACAATTCGCCGGACCCCATGAAAACCTATGCGCGGTCGTTTCGCGTCGAGGATCTTTCCGCCGCGCCCTGCGGATGGGACGCCCCGCGTCTGACCCACGAGAACGCCCGCGCGCTTCGGACCGCCCCGCCGGCCGAGCTCGTCGCCTTCATCGCCGCTGAGCACCACGCGGAAATTGCACCGGACCATGACCGTTTCATTTCGGCGCTTAAACTGCTTCAGCCGGAGCTCGTTTCCGTCGATGACCTGCGGGAGAAATTTCGGATCTTTTGCCCGGGCGCGCCTCCGCTCGACGCCGACGCGGCGGATGTGATATCCACGCCGGTCGGGGAGGCCGTGGTTCGGGCGTTGCTGGATTTGCTCGAAGCCGATACCGATTGGACGATGGATCGCTTTCAGGCCGTTCTAAAAGTGACGGCGGAACGAACCGGACGAAAGGGCAAGGACCTCTACATGCCGATCCGGGCCGCGCTCACCGGCCGAACACACGGCCCCGAGCTCGCGCCCACGGCGGTGATCCTGGGCCAGGGCGAGGTCCGCTCGCGTTTACGAAATACTTTGAACCTCATTTCCCTTCGTGGTTGA
- a CDS encoding 2-C-methyl-D-erythritol 2,4-cyclodiphosphate synthase: MSAGFRIGTGYDVHRLVPGRPLIIGGVRIEHESGLLGHSDADVLAHAIADAVLGAAGLGDIGRHFPDTDVAFKDADSIALLERVVALVRERGFTVVNVDSTIIAQAPKMAPHIGAMTSRLAAALGVGESCVNVKATTEEELGFTGARLGIAVQAVALLAVR, encoded by the coding sequence ATGAGCGCGGGCTTTCGCATCGGGACCGGCTACGACGTGCACCGCCTCGTGCCCGGCCGCCCGCTCATCATCGGCGGCGTGCGCATCGAACACGAATCCGGCCTGCTCGGCCATTCCGACGCCGATGTGCTCGCCCATGCGATCGCCGACGCGGTGCTGGGCGCGGCGGGACTGGGCGATATCGGCCGGCACTTTCCCGACACCGACGTCGCGTTCAAGGACGCCGACAGCATCGCGCTGCTCGAACGCGTCGTCGCCCTCGTTCGAGAGCGGGGCTTCACCGTCGTGAACGTCGATTCCACCATCATCGCCCAGGCGCCGAAAATGGCGCCGCATATCGGCGCCATGACGTCGCGCCTCGCCGCTGCGCTGGGCGTTGGCGAATCGTGCGTCAACGTGAAAGCCACGACCGAAGAGGAACTCGGATTTACCGGAGCGCGACTCGGAATCGCCGTGCAGGCGGTGGCACTTCTGGCGGTCAGGTGA
- the ispD gene encoding 2-C-methyl-D-erythritol 4-phosphate cytidylyltransferase codes for MEDPVRKAYAVIVAGGVGRRMGRNVPKQYLLLAGRPILARTLEVFEKTPAIDGVVVVVPRGHVAATRADIVKKYGFAKVRTVCQGGERRQDSVLCGLRAIKEACDVVAIHDGVRPFVTPEQISRSVHVARHFGAAIVAAPVTSTIKKIADDGFVVDTPERRKLMAAQTPQTFRYDLILRAFEDATRDDFRATDDSQLAERLGVMVVVVQGDADNIKITNPVDLELAEVIWRRRKVAARGVKR; via the coding sequence GCGGCGTGGGGCGGCGCATGGGGCGCAACGTCCCCAAGCAGTACCTGCTGCTGGCGGGGCGGCCGATCCTCGCGCGCACGCTGGAGGTCTTCGAGAAGACTCCAGCGATCGACGGCGTGGTGGTGGTCGTGCCGCGCGGGCACGTCGCGGCGACACGCGCGGATATCGTGAAGAAGTACGGTTTCGCCAAGGTGCGCACCGTCTGCCAGGGTGGCGAACGACGGCAGGACTCGGTTCTTTGCGGGCTGCGCGCCATCAAGGAGGCGTGCGACGTGGTCGCCATCCACGACGGCGTGCGACCTTTCGTGACGCCCGAGCAGATCTCGCGCAGCGTCCACGTGGCGCGACATTTTGGAGCGGCGATCGTGGCCGCGCCGGTTACGTCGACGATCAAGAAAATCGCGGACGACGGATTCGTTGTCGACACGCCGGAGCGGCGAAAGCTCATGGCGGCGCAGACCCCCCAGACGTTTCGATACGATCTGATCCTTCGCGCCTTCGAGGACGCCACGCGCGACGACTTCCGCGCAACCGACGATTCGCAGCTCGCGGAGCGGCTCGGCGTCATGGTGGTCGTGGTGCAGGGCGACGCCGACAACATCAAGATCACGAATCCGGTCGACTTGGAGTTGGCCGAGGTGATCTGGCGGCGGCGAAAGGTCGCCGCGCGGGGAGTGAAACGATGA